The following is a genomic window from Micromonospora cathayae.
GGGCAGGCGCACCGGTACCTGGGCGAGGAACCGTACGACTGGGTGGACACCGGTGACGTGGCCCGGCTGGCCGGCGACCGGATCGTGCTCGCCGGCCGGAGCAAGGACATGATCCTGCGCGGCGCGGAGAACATCTACCCCGGGCTGTACGAACCGGCGCTGCACGTGCCGGGCGTCAACCTGGCGGTGCTGGTCGGCGTACCGGCCGACGACGGTGACGAACGGCTGGTCGCGGTGGTCGAACCGGAACCGGGCGCCGACCCGGCCCGGCTCCGCCGGACCCTCGACCCGGTGCTGGCCCGGATGGGCGCGGCCCGCCCCGACGGGCTGGTCTTCGCGGCCGTACCGACCAGCGGACGGTCCCGCAAACCGGACCGGCGGGCCGCCGCCGCGCTGGCCGCCGCCCGTACCACCGGCACCCCGACCGGCGGACGCCGTGGCTGAGCCGCCGCCCCGGGTGGGGAGCACCGGGCCGGCGTCGGCCGCCCGGACGGCCGACGCCACGGCTGAGCCGGCACCCCGGGCGGGGAACGCCGTGCCGGCGTCGGCTCCGGCCGGGTCGACGCGCGGCCGGGGCCGACGCCGGGACCGCCGGGTGTACCTGCGCCGGTACCCGGTGCTGTTCACCCTGCTCGCCGCCACCCGCCGCTGGCCGACGCTTCGACTCGGCCGGACCGTGCTGGTGCACGACCCGGACGCCTACCTGGACGCGTTGACCCGGATTCCGCTGGACCGGCTGGCCGCCGGCACCGTCGGCGGCACCGCCCACCGGCTCGGCACCGACGGGCTGCTGTTCGACCAGGAGGGGCCGGTGCACCGGCAGGCCCGCCGGGCGCTCGCCGACGGGCTGGGCCCGACCGGGGTGCGGCGGGTCCGTCCGGTCTGGACCGAGCTGCTGCGGCGCCGGCTGGCCCCGCTCGCCGACGGCGGGTCGGTGGACCTGGTCCCGGTGGTGGCCGAACTGGCCGGGGCGACCACGGCGGCCCTGCTCGGGGTGACCGCCGAGCCGACCGCGCTGGCCGCCGCCGCCCGCCGGGTCGCCGCCACGGCCGCCGCCGAACAACTTCCCGGCCCGCGCCCGCCCGGCCGCGCGCGGGCCGCCCGGACCGCGGTGGCCGACCTCGCCGCCCTGTTGGACGTGCCGCCGGACCGGCTCGGCCTGGCCGGCATGCTGACCGTCGCCGCCGTCAACACCACCGTCGCCGGCATCCCCCGGGCGGTGGCCTGGTGCGCCGACGACCGGCTGTGGGACCGGGCCGGGTCGCCCGACAGCCGGGACGTGCTGGTCGACGAACTGCTGCGGGTGACCGCGCCCAGCCCGGTGCTGCCCCGGGTGGCCGGGGCGGCCGTCCCCACGACGGCGCGCCTCGGCCAGCGCGCCGGGACCGCCGCCGGCTGCCCGGTCCGGTCCGGGGACCGGCTGCTGCTGGTCGCCCGGCACGCCGCCGGGGCCCACCACGGCGACCCGGACTGCGCCGCGCCCGCGCCGGCCCGTACCGCCCGGCTGGTCTTCGGGGCCGGCGCGCACGCCTGCCCGGGAGCCCGGCTGGCCCGCGCCCAGCTCGCCGACACCCTCGCCGCGCTGGCCCCGTACCGGCCGGTGGTGGTGTCGGCCCGCGCCGACGGGCGGGCCGCGCTGCCCGGCTGGGCGCGCCTGGTGATCAGGGCCGGGGCGTGAACCTGACCGGGGTCCGGGTGGCGGTCACCGGGGCGAGCGGGTTCTGTGGCGCCGCCGTGGCCCGGACCGCGGCCGACGCCGGGGCCGAGGTGGTCTGCCTGGGCCGCCGCCGGGGGCCGGTCGGCCGGCACGTGCCGTGGGACGCCACCGTCGGGCCGCCCGACCTGGCCGACGCCGACCTGGTGATCCACCTCGCCGCGGCGGTCGGCGACCCGGCTCCCGGCCGGGCGGCCGAGCGCGCCTACCGGGCGGTCAACGTGGACGGCACCGCCCGACTGCTCGACGCGTCCGGGGACCGGCCGCTGGTCTGGGTGAGCAGCGCCAGCGTGTACCGGCCCGGGGGAGCGGGCCCGGTCACCGAGGAGCATCCGGTCGACGGGCAGCTGTCGGCGTACGGGCGGACCAAGGCCGCCGGGGAACGACTGGCCCTGGCGGCCGGGGCCGTGGTGCTGCGCCCCCGGGCGGTGTACGGGCCGGGCGACCCGCACCTGCTGCCCCGGCTGCTCGCCGCCCGGCGGGGCCGCTGGCTGCCGGTGCCCGGCCCGGACACCCGGCTGAGCCTCACCGCGGTGGAGAACCTGGCGGACGCCTGCCTGGCAGCGACCGGCTGGCCGGCGGGGGCGTACAACATCGCCGACGACCTGCCGTACTCGCGGGACGCGGTGCTGCGGGCGGTGCTGGCCGCGTCGGGGATCCCGGCCCGGCTGGTGCACCTGCCGGTCCGGTCGGCGATGGTCGCCGCGGACGCGGCCACCGGCTGGTCGCGGTTGAGCCGTCGCCCGCCCCGGCTGACCCGGTACGCCGTCGAGCAGCTCGCCCGGGGCATGGTGCTCGACCTCGGCCGGGCCCGCGCGCAGGGCTACCGGCCCCGCCGGAAGCTCGCCGACCACCTGGCCCGGATCGGCTCCGGCCGGGGCTGACCCGGTGCCGCCGGCCGTCGCCCCGGACCGCCGGGAACGCCGGATCGGGCGCTAAACCTGTCAATTTTCCGGTCGCCGATGGTGTCCCGGATGGTGGTCGGCGGGGTGGCCGCCGGCGGCCGGGGAGCCGTCGGGAGACTTCCGTTGACCTGCGAAGAATCCGCGAATCGCCACCAATCGTCCGACATGCCGCCGGTCGGGCCGACGGGGCTCAAGTGCTGAGATGTGGCGGAGCGTAACCAACTGTGACTCTTGCCATGAATATGAGACCTATGAATACTTCGACACACCCGTTCGGTGGAGCCTCACCGGCCGAACGGGTGTCCGGGGCCACCTGACCGGTGGCCCGCCCTCGCTCATGGAGGTGAGTACATGCGTCTCTCCGGGTCCCCGCTGCGCCACGCCACCGTCACCGCGGTGGCCGGCGTGCTGGTCATCGGCACCATGACCAGCCCCGCCCAGGCCGCACCCGCGACAGTCGCCTCCCCCGACCAGGCCACCGCGCTCGCCGCCGCACTCGGCGACCGCTCCGCCGGGGCGTACGCCCAGGCCGACGGCACCATGGTCGTCACCGTGACCGACGACGCCGCCGCCAAGAAGGTCCGCGCGGCCGGCGCCACACCCAGGACCGTCACCCGGGGCGCGGACGAGTTGGCCCGCGCCACCGCAGCCCTGGACAGCTCCGCGAAGATCCCCGGCACCGCGTGGTGGACCGACCCGGCCACCAACCAGGTCGTCGTCTCCGTCGACAGCACCGTCACCGGCGCGAAGCTCCAGCGCGTCGAGGCGGTCGCCGACCGGCTCGGCGGCACCATCCGCATCGAACGCGAGTCCGGGGTGCTCGGCACCCGGATCGCCGGCGGCGAGGCCATCTGGGCCGAGGGCGGCGGACGCTGCTCGGCCGGCTTCAACGTCCGCAACGCCAGTGGCTCCTACTTCCTCACCGCCGGGCACTGCACCGACATCGCCGCCAACTGGTACGCCGACTCCGGGCAGAGCTCCCTGCTCGGCTCCGGCGGCACCGGCAGCTTCCCCGGCGACGACTACGGCATCGTGCAGCACACCGACGCCGGAGCCGCCGACGGCAGCGTCTACCTCTACGACGGCACCACCCGGGACATCACCGCCGCCGCCGACGCGTACGTCGGTCAGTCGGTGGAGCGCTCCGGCAGCACCACCGGCCTGCACAGCGGCACCGTCGAGG
Proteins encoded in this region:
- a CDS encoding S1 family peptidase gives rise to the protein MRLSGSPLRHATVTAVAGVLVIGTMTSPAQAAPATVASPDQATALAAALGDRSAGAYAQADGTMVVTVTDDAAAKKVRAAGATPRTVTRGADELARATAALDSSAKIPGTAWWTDPATNQVVVSVDSTVTGAKLQRVEAVADRLGGTIRIERESGVLGTRIAGGEAIWAEGGGRCSAGFNVRNASGSYFLTAGHCTDIAANWYADSGQSSLLGSGGTGSFPGDDYGIVQHTDAGAADGSVYLYDGTTRDITAAADAYVGQSVERSGSTTGLHSGTVEAVDATVNYAEGSVSGLIRTTVCAEPGDSGGALVSGSTALGLTSGGSGNCSSGGTTYFQPVTEALSVYGVEII
- a CDS encoding cytochrome P450 — its product is MYLRRYPVLFTLLAATRRWPTLRLGRTVLVHDPDAYLDALTRIPLDRLAAGTVGGTAHRLGTDGLLFDQEGPVHRQARRALADGLGPTGVRRVRPVWTELLRRRLAPLADGGSVDLVPVVAELAGATTAALLGVTAEPTALAAAARRVAATAAAEQLPGPRPPGRARAARTAVADLAALLDVPPDRLGLAGMLTVAAVNTTVAGIPRAVAWCADDRLWDRAGSPDSRDVLVDELLRVTAPSPVLPRVAGAAVPTTARLGQRAGTAAGCPVRSGDRLLLVARHAAGAHHGDPDCAAPAPARTARLVFGAGAHACPGARLARAQLADTLAALAPYRPVVVSARADGRAALPGWARLVIRAGA
- a CDS encoding NAD-dependent epimerase/dehydratase family protein yields the protein MNLTGVRVAVTGASGFCGAAVARTAADAGAEVVCLGRRRGPVGRHVPWDATVGPPDLADADLVIHLAAAVGDPAPGRAAERAYRAVNVDGTARLLDASGDRPLVWVSSASVYRPGGAGPVTEEHPVDGQLSAYGRTKAAGERLALAAGAVVLRPRAVYGPGDPHLLPRLLAARRGRWLPVPGPDTRLSLTAVENLADACLAATGWPAGAYNIADDLPYSRDAVLRAVLAASGIPARLVHLPVRSAMVAADAATGWSRLSRRPPRLTRYAVEQLARGMVLDLGRARAQGYRPRRKLADHLARIGSGRG